Proteins co-encoded in one Arthrobacter alpinus genomic window:
- a CDS encoding LacI family DNA-binding transcriptional regulator has translation MQPPSSATARKNGNRRVTAATVAARAGVSAATVSLVTNGKTAGRVSEENIAKVEQAVRELGYVVDGLGSSLAKGHSNIVILVAPDVSNPFYAKVIAGLREVIGQKYALLLSVTDAGQTPNSEDVRRLLALRPAGLLIDAPSARFLAELQATEPMVLLDTAGISEDLPSVNFDVASGARLLAQHLAGQGHRNVAYLDSSTATETFRLRRAAFCAEAAALGCDVVAETQTTIDVGAAALTFAQAWPQWSAAGVTAIVCATDTQAYGVLQEARVVGLPVPQSLAVTGFDDLPYSQTSSPGLTTVHLPAMEMGRLAGKALLQVIGGENVVATPVVLEATLVVRGSTVATI, from the coding sequence ATGCAGCCGCCATCATCAGCCACCGCCCGCAAGAACGGCAATCGCCGCGTCACGGCCGCCACGGTTGCCGCTAGGGCGGGCGTTTCGGCGGCCACGGTATCCCTGGTGACCAATGGCAAGACTGCCGGGCGGGTCTCCGAGGAGAACATCGCCAAGGTTGAGCAGGCGGTGCGGGAGCTGGGTTACGTGGTTGATGGTCTGGGCAGCTCCCTGGCCAAGGGGCACAGTAACATTGTGATTTTGGTTGCTCCGGACGTTTCAAACCCTTTTTATGCCAAGGTCATTGCGGGTCTGAGGGAAGTCATCGGCCAGAAGTATGCCCTCCTGCTGTCCGTGACTGATGCTGGACAAACGCCGAATTCCGAAGACGTGCGGCGTCTGCTGGCCTTGCGCCCCGCCGGACTGCTCATTGATGCGCCCAGTGCACGGTTCCTCGCCGAACTCCAAGCAACGGAACCCATGGTGTTGTTGGATACGGCCGGCATTAGCGAAGACTTGCCATCCGTGAACTTCGACGTGGCAAGCGGGGCCCGTTTGCTGGCCCAGCATTTAGCGGGGCAGGGGCACCGAAACGTTGCCTACCTTGATAGCTCCACCGCGACCGAAACGTTTCGGCTGCGACGCGCGGCCTTCTGCGCGGAAGCTGCAGCCCTGGGCTGCGACGTGGTGGCTGAGACGCAAACAACCATCGATGTGGGAGCGGCGGCGCTGACCTTCGCCCAAGCGTGGCCACAATGGTCAGCGGCCGGGGTAACGGCCATCGTCTGTGCCACAGATACCCAGGCATACGGCGTCCTGCAAGAAGCCCGCGTTGTGGGCCTGCCTGTGCCGCAGAGCCTTGCCGTCACAGGTTTTGATGACCTGCCGTATTCGCAGACGTCCAGCCCGGGGCTCACCACGGTGCACCTGCCAGCCATGGAAATGGGGCGTCTGGCAGGAAAGGCGCTGCTGCAAGTAATTGGCGGAGAAAATGTGGTGGCAACACCTGTGGTGCTTGAAGCGACTCTGGTGGTTCGAGGCTCCACAGTGGCAACGATCTAG
- a CDS encoding nucleoside hydrolase produces the protein MEQHNAPATAPRKIILDCDPGHDDAVALLLAHGNPNIELLAVTTVVGNQTLEKVTRNALSVGTIAGITGVPFAAGCDRPLVRSIETAPDIHGESGMDGPEQPESTIELDPRHAVDLIIETIMAHEPGTVTLVPTAGLTNIAMAARKEPRIVERVKEVVLMGGGYHVGNWSPVAEFNIIIDPEAAHIVFNAGWEVVMVGLDLTHQALATPEVVAAIEAVGTKPAKFVMELMEFFTQTYKDAQGFDYPPVHDPCAVAYVIDPTVMTTVKVPVDIELTGTLTLGMTVADFRAPAPADCKTSVAVTLDHAKFWNMVTDALVRIGEVDA, from the coding sequence ATGGAACAGCACAACGCCCCAGCCACCGCGCCCCGCAAGATCATTCTTGACTGCGACCCTGGGCATGACGATGCGGTGGCTTTGCTCTTGGCCCACGGCAATCCCAACATCGAATTGCTTGCCGTGACCACCGTGGTGGGTAACCAGACACTTGAAAAGGTCACCCGCAACGCCCTGAGCGTGGGAACCATTGCCGGCATCACCGGTGTCCCCTTTGCTGCAGGCTGCGACCGCCCCCTGGTGCGCAGCATCGAGACGGCACCTGACATCCACGGCGAATCCGGCATGGATGGCCCGGAGCAGCCCGAGTCAACGATCGAGCTTGACCCGCGCCACGCCGTCGACCTCATCATTGAAACCATCATGGCCCACGAACCGGGCACCGTAACCCTGGTCCCCACTGCGGGACTGACAAACATCGCCATGGCCGCGCGTAAGGAACCGCGCATCGTTGAGCGGGTGAAGGAAGTTGTCCTCATGGGCGGCGGCTACCACGTGGGCAACTGGAGCCCGGTCGCCGAATTCAACATCATCATTGACCCCGAGGCCGCACATATCGTGTTCAACGCCGGCTGGGAAGTTGTCATGGTGGGCCTTGATTTGACCCACCAAGCACTGGCTACTCCCGAGGTGGTTGCCGCCATTGAGGCCGTAGGCACCAAGCCGGCCAAGTTCGTCATGGAGCTGATGGAATTCTTCACCCAGACGTACAAGGATGCCCAGGGCTTTGACTACCCGCCGGTCCATGACCCGTGCGCCGTCGCCTATGTCATTGACCCCACCGTCATGACCACCGTGAAGGTGCCCGTCGACATTGAGCTCACTGGCACACTGACTCTCGGCATGACCGTGGCCGATTTCCGCGCCCCCGCCCCCGCCGACTGCAAAACCTCCGTGGCCGTGACACTGGACCACGCAAAGTTCTGGAACATGGTCACCGACGCACTCGTTCGCATTGGTGAGGTCGACGCGTGA
- a CDS encoding Rossmann-like and DUF2520 domain-containing protein, translated as MAIKPGRLGIGIIGAGKVGAVLGAALRGAGHAVVGVSAVSEASLDRAELLLPGVPVLDVADIVERSELVLLAVPDDALADLVTGLAATGAWQAGQLVAHTSGRFGTGVLAPVKAAGGIPLALHPAMTFTGMSLDLARLSDCCFGVTADPAMLPIAQALVVEMGAEPVVIAEADRVLYHASLAHSANHMVTLVAQAAQILADIGVESTSQMLGPLLRAALDNALMSGESALTGPVARGDAGTVAAHAAALREYALDTSSSDVLDAYLAMSASTAARAAKRRMLSAEAYLGIQAALRNDDGEPSPGAPVT; from the coding sequence ATGGCGATTAAGCCGGGCCGCCTTGGCATTGGAATCATTGGAGCAGGCAAGGTTGGTGCCGTCCTAGGGGCTGCGCTGCGCGGTGCCGGGCACGCCGTGGTGGGTGTTTCTGCCGTGTCCGAAGCTTCCCTGGATCGGGCAGAACTGTTGCTGCCCGGTGTTCCGGTCCTTGACGTGGCGGACATTGTGGAGCGTTCGGAACTGGTCCTGTTGGCCGTCCCCGATGATGCCCTCGCCGATCTGGTGACCGGCCTTGCCGCCACGGGTGCGTGGCAGGCCGGGCAGCTGGTGGCGCACACCTCAGGGCGATTCGGCACGGGGGTTCTGGCTCCGGTCAAGGCAGCTGGCGGCATTCCTTTGGCCCTGCATCCTGCCATGACGTTCACCGGCATGAGCCTGGACCTGGCACGCTTGTCCGACTGCTGTTTTGGCGTCACGGCGGATCCGGCCATGTTGCCCATCGCCCAGGCATTGGTGGTTGAAATGGGTGCTGAGCCGGTGGTTATTGCCGAGGCCGACCGTGTTCTCTACCACGCGTCACTGGCGCATTCGGCGAATCATATGGTCACGCTCGTGGCTCAGGCAGCACAGATTTTGGCTGACATTGGCGTGGAATCCACCAGCCAGATGTTGGGGCCGCTGTTACGTGCTGCCTTGGATAATGCGCTGATGTCGGGGGAGTCTGCCCTGACTGGTCCGGTGGCGCGAGGTGATGCCGGAACTGTGGCAGCTCATGCCGCCGCCCTGCGCGAGTACGCACTGGACACCTCGTCCTCGGATGTGCTGGACGCCTACTTGGCCATGTCTGCCAGCACTGCAGCCCGGGCTGCTAAGCGGCGGATGCTTTCCGCGGAGGCGTATCTTGGTATTCAAGCGGCTTTGCGCAACGACGACGGCGAACCCAGCCCAGGCGCTCCCGTCACGTAG
- a CDS encoding histone-like nucleoid-structuring protein Lsr2: MAQKIHITLVDDIDQSPADENVTFGLDGINYEIDLSADNAEALRSALATYISAGRRVGGRAVRGRGPAAAPKAGSDVAAIRAWARDNGYTVHERGRIQAEIRDAYYAAQGN, encoded by the coding sequence ATGGCACAGAAAATTCACATAACACTTGTGGACGATATTGACCAGAGCCCAGCCGACGAGAATGTCACGTTTGGGCTGGACGGTATCAATTACGAAATTGACCTCTCCGCCGATAACGCTGAAGCATTGCGCTCAGCGCTGGCAACGTACATTTCTGCCGGACGCCGCGTTGGTGGCCGGGCAGTACGGGGCCGCGGTCCCGCAGCCGCCCCGAAGGCTGGCAGCGACGTAGCCGCGATCCGCGCCTGGGCCCGTGACAATGGCTACACAGTGCACGAGCGAGGACGCATCCAGGCTGAGATCCGCGACGCTTACTACGCCGCTCAGGGTAACTAG
- a CDS encoding ATP-dependent Clp protease ATP-binding subunit, which yields MFERFTDRARRVVVLAQEEARMLNHNYIGTEHILLGLIHEGEGVAAKALESLNISLDGVREQVQEIIGQGQQAPSGHIPFTPRAKKVLELSLREALQLGHNYIGTEHILLGLIREGEGVAAQVLVKLGADLGRVRQQVNQLLSGYQGKEPAASGGGQQPEGTPAGSVVLDQFGRNLTQAARENKLDPVIGREHEMERVMQILSRRTKNNPVLIGEPGVGKTAVVEGLAQAIVRGDVPETIKDKQLYTLDLGSLVAGSRYRGDFEERLKKVLKEIRTRGDIILFIDEIHTLVGAGAAEGAIDAASILKPMLARGELQTIGATTLDEYRKHIEKDAALERRFQPIQVPEPTVPLTIEILKGLRDRYEAHHRVSITDGALTAAATLADRYISDRFLPDKAIDLIDEAGARLRIRRMTAPPELKAMDGEIAAVKKRKEDAIDAQDFEGAASLRDDEQKLITARADKERLWKSGGLDEISEVDEELIAEVLANSTGIPVFKLTEAESTRLLKMEDELHKRVVGQNEAIKSISQAIRRTRSGLKDPKRPGGSFIFAGPTGVGKTELAKALAEFLFGDEDALITLDMSEYSEKHTVSRLFGAPPGYVGYEEGGQLTEKVRRRPFSVVLFDEVEKAHADLFNSLLQILEDGRLTDSQGRVVDFKNTIIIMTTNLGTRDISKSIATGFQSGTDTQTGYNRMKARVSEELKQHFRPEFLNRVDDVVVFPQLTQDEIIEIVDLMVARLEGRLADKGMGIELTPAAKILLATKGYDPAMGARPLRRTIQREIEDHLSEKILFGELKDGDIVTVGVEGEGDDAKFTFVGTAKPNIPEAITASA from the coding sequence ATGTTTGAGCGATTTACTGATCGAGCCCGACGTGTTGTTGTGCTGGCCCAAGAAGAGGCCCGCATGCTCAACCACAATTACATTGGCACCGAGCACATTCTGCTCGGCCTCATCCATGAGGGTGAGGGTGTTGCCGCCAAGGCCTTGGAGTCCCTGAACATTTCGCTGGACGGTGTCCGTGAACAGGTTCAGGAAATCATTGGTCAGGGACAGCAGGCACCCAGCGGGCACATCCCGTTCACCCCGCGCGCCAAGAAGGTTCTGGAACTTTCGCTGCGTGAGGCCCTGCAGCTCGGCCATAACTACATTGGCACCGAGCACATTCTGCTCGGCCTGATCCGTGAAGGTGAAGGCGTTGCCGCGCAGGTACTGGTGAAGCTTGGTGCTGATCTGGGCCGTGTGCGCCAGCAGGTCAACCAGCTGTTGTCCGGCTACCAGGGCAAGGAACCTGCCGCCAGTGGCGGTGGCCAGCAGCCCGAAGGTACGCCTGCCGGCTCAGTTGTTCTGGACCAGTTTGGCCGGAACCTGACCCAGGCAGCCCGGGAAAACAAGCTTGACCCGGTCATTGGGCGCGAGCATGAGATGGAACGCGTCATGCAAATCCTCTCTCGCCGCACCAAGAACAACCCCGTGCTGATTGGTGAGCCAGGTGTTGGTAAGACTGCCGTTGTTGAAGGTTTGGCTCAGGCCATTGTGCGCGGCGACGTGCCCGAGACCATCAAGGACAAGCAGCTCTACACCCTTGACTTGGGTTCGCTGGTAGCTGGTTCACGCTACCGCGGTGACTTCGAAGAGCGCCTGAAGAAGGTCCTGAAGGAAATTCGCACTCGCGGCGACATCATCCTCTTCATCGACGAAATCCACACCCTTGTGGGTGCAGGTGCCGCTGAGGGTGCCATCGATGCTGCCTCGATCCTCAAGCCCATGTTGGCTCGTGGCGAGCTGCAGACCATCGGTGCCACCACCTTGGATGAGTACCGCAAGCACATTGAGAAGGACGCCGCTCTTGAGCGCCGTTTCCAGCCCATCCAGGTGCCCGAACCCACAGTTCCGCTGACCATTGAGATCCTCAAGGGCCTGCGCGATCGCTACGAGGCACACCACCGTGTCTCGATCACCGACGGCGCCCTGACGGCGGCTGCCACCTTGGCTGACCGCTACATCAGTGACCGTTTCCTGCCGGATAAGGCCATTGACTTGATCGATGAGGCTGGTGCGCGTTTGCGCATCCGTCGCATGACTGCTCCGCCAGAGCTCAAGGCCATGGACGGTGAAATTGCTGCCGTCAAGAAGCGCAAGGAAGACGCCATTGACGCCCAGGACTTTGAGGGTGCCGCGTCGTTGCGCGATGACGAGCAGAAGCTCATCACCGCCCGTGCCGACAAGGAACGCCTGTGGAAGTCCGGAGGCCTCGATGAGATCTCCGAGGTCGACGAGGAACTCATCGCCGAAGTTCTGGCGAACTCCACCGGTATCCCGGTCTTCAAGCTGACAGAGGCCGAGTCCACGCGTCTGCTGAAGATGGAAGACGAGCTGCACAAGCGTGTGGTGGGTCAGAATGAGGCCATCAAGTCCATCTCGCAGGCCATCCGCCGGACCCGTTCGGGTCTGAAGGATCCCAAGCGTCCTGGTGGCTCGTTCATCTTTGCCGGCCCCACAGGTGTTGGTAAGACCGAGCTGGCCAAGGCGCTGGCCGAGTTCCTCTTCGGTGACGAAGACGCACTCATCACGCTCGACATGTCCGAGTACTCCGAGAAGCACACGGTGTCCCGCTTGTTCGGTGCACCTCCCGGATACGTTGGCTACGAAGAGGGTGGGCAGCTGACCGAGAAGGTCCGCCGCCGTCCGTTCTCCGTGGTCCTCTTCGATGAGGTGGAGAAGGCTCACGCCGATCTGTTCAACTCGTTGCTGCAGATTCTGGAAGACGGTCGCCTGACCGACAGCCAGGGCCGCGTGGTGGACTTCAAGAACACCATCATCATCATGACGACCAACCTGGGAACGCGCGATATCTCCAAGTCGATCGCCACCGGTTTCCAGTCCGGCACGGACACCCAGACGGGCTACAACCGGATGAAGGCCCGGGTCTCGGAGGAGCTCAAGCAGCACTTCCGCCCCGAGTTCTTGAACCGTGTGGATGACGTGGTGGTGTTCCCGCAGCTGACCCAGGACGAGATCATCGAGATCGTCGACCTGATGGTTGCACGCTTGGAAGGCCGCCTGGCTGATAAGGGCATGGGCATCGAGCTCACGCCTGCCGCCAAGATCCTGCTCGCCACCAAGGGCTACGATCCCGCCATGGGTGCCCGGCCGCTGCGCCGCACCATCCAGCGCGAGATCGAGGATCACCTCTCCGAGAAGATCCTGTTCGGTGAGCTCAAGGACGGCGACATTGTCACGGTCGGTGTTGAGGGCGAGGGTGACGACGCCAAGTTCACGTTTGTGGGCACGGCCAAGCCGAACATCCCCGAAGCCATCACGGCCTCGGCCTAA
- the lysS gene encoding lysine--tRNA ligase, which translates to MLVRLDKRAKLLERGEQAYPVGVARTHTLEEIRAKYPELEADTATGEIAGVTGRVVYVRNKGKLCFATLQAGTGVRLQIMLSLANVGEEAMANWKSLVDLGDHVFIKGEIISSRTGELSIMAAEWAMASKALRPLPVLHAELSEEMRVRQRYVDLIVRDTAREQVKKRSAIVKAIRDTLHGEEYIELETPILQLVHGGASARPFRTHMNAFDQPMTLRIAIELFLKRAVVGGMDKVFEVGRIFRNEGVDSTHSPEFTMLEAYEAYGDQFTMAKTMQRIILAAADAVGSRVIETDHGQINLDGEWPWLPVYEGLSNAVGKEITPETTADELRAIAQERAIKIDSAWDAEKLVTELFGEIVEPTLIQPTFVCDYPPSAQPLARQHRDKPNLIEAWDLIIGGTETGTAFSELVDPVIQRERLTRQSLAAAAGDPEAMQLDEDFLRALEYGAPPMGGLGLGVDRLVMLFTGVGIREAILFPLMKPE; encoded by the coding sequence ATGCTCGTCCGGTTGGACAAGCGAGCCAAATTGCTTGAACGAGGCGAGCAGGCCTACCCGGTTGGGGTGGCCCGGACCCACACTCTAGAAGAAATTCGGGCCAAATACCCCGAACTGGAAGCGGACACCGCAACCGGTGAGATTGCCGGCGTTACGGGCCGTGTTGTGTACGTACGCAACAAGGGCAAGCTGTGCTTTGCCACACTGCAAGCCGGAACAGGTGTGCGCCTGCAGATCATGCTGTCCTTGGCCAATGTGGGCGAAGAAGCGATGGCCAACTGGAAGTCACTGGTTGACCTGGGCGACCACGTCTTCATCAAGGGCGAAATCATCAGCTCCCGGACCGGTGAGCTCTCCATCATGGCTGCCGAATGGGCCATGGCCTCCAAGGCGTTGCGCCCGTTGCCCGTCTTGCACGCGGAACTCTCCGAGGAAATGCGCGTCCGCCAGCGTTACGTTGACTTGATTGTCCGTGACACTGCTCGCGAACAGGTCAAGAAGCGCTCCGCCATTGTTAAGGCCATCCGCGATACGCTCCACGGCGAAGAGTACATTGAGCTTGAAACCCCCATTCTGCAGCTGGTCCACGGTGGCGCCTCAGCCCGCCCGTTCCGCACGCACATGAACGCTTTTGATCAGCCCATGACCTTGCGTATCGCCATTGAGCTTTTCCTTAAGCGTGCAGTGGTTGGCGGCATGGACAAGGTATTTGAAGTAGGTCGAATCTTCCGTAACGAAGGCGTTGATTCAACGCACAGCCCGGAATTCACCATGCTGGAAGCCTATGAGGCTTATGGCGACCAATTCACCATGGCAAAAACCATGCAGCGCATTATTCTTGCCGCCGCAGATGCCGTTGGTTCACGCGTCATTGAAACCGATCACGGTCAAATTAACCTCGACGGCGAATGGCCCTGGCTGCCCGTCTACGAGGGTCTTTCCAATGCCGTTGGCAAGGAAATTACCCCGGAGACAACGGCTGATGAATTGCGTGCCATTGCGCAAGAGCGGGCCATCAAGATTGATTCGGCCTGGGATGCTGAGAAGTTGGTCACCGAACTTTTTGGCGAAATTGTGGAGCCGACATTAATTCAGCCCACCTTTGTTTGTGATTACCCGCCGTCGGCGCAGCCCTTGGCCCGCCAGCACCGGGACAAGCCCAATCTCATTGAGGCTTGGGATTTGATTATTGGCGGCACGGAGACCGGAACCGCATTCTCCGAACTGGTTGACCCTGTCATTCAGCGCGAACGCCTCACCCGGCAGTCGCTGGCGGCGGCAGCCGGAGATCCTGAAGCCATGCAGCTAGATGAAGACTTCCTGCGGGCCCTGGAATACGGCGCCCCGCCCATGGGTGGTCTAGGACTCGGCGTGGACCGTCTGGTAATGCTCTTCACCGGCGTGGGAATTCGTGAAGCCATTCTCTTCCCCTTGATGAAGCCAGAGTAG
- a CDS encoding 4-phosphopantoate--beta-alanine ligase, whose protein sequence is MSTVLVTTIAELREKSGALLRLRAAQHGQDSQDGQAAGRQLGTLGLVPTMGALHHGHATLARTAVAENSVVVASVFVNPLQFGDASDLARYPRTTEADLALLSEAGVDFMFAPTVQEMYPDGVPMVRVTAGAIGNLYEGASRPGHFDGALTVVAKLLHTAMPDGGLAYKAAAAGEGDGSEGLGMDAAVRPAYRAYFGQKDAQQLTLVRKMVADLNFPVDIVAVPTVRDDDGLALSSRNRFLSAQERDSALVLSRALRLLKRHADAHEPLDIASAQALIDSAAGVELDYLEVVDPLTLQVRAENCQDTPFTGEALVLVAAKVGPVRLIDNMPLG, encoded by the coding sequence ATGAGCACCGTGCTGGTGACGACGATTGCAGAACTACGGGAAAAGTCAGGGGCCCTGTTACGCCTGCGAGCAGCGCAGCATGGCCAGGACAGCCAGGACGGCCAGGCTGCAGGTCGCCAGCTCGGCACCCTGGGCTTGGTACCCACCATGGGCGCGTTGCACCACGGCCATGCAACCTTGGCACGGACTGCCGTAGCGGAAAACTCGGTGGTGGTGGCCAGCGTGTTCGTCAACCCGCTGCAGTTCGGTGACGCCTCGGATCTGGCACGCTACCCGCGCACCACGGAGGCGGATCTGGCCTTGCTCAGCGAGGCTGGGGTGGACTTCATGTTTGCTCCGACGGTTCAGGAGATGTACCCCGACGGTGTGCCCATGGTGCGGGTCACGGCGGGAGCGATAGGCAACTTGTATGAGGGAGCCTCACGCCCCGGGCACTTTGACGGCGCCCTCACTGTGGTGGCGAAGTTGCTGCACACAGCCATGCCTGACGGCGGGCTGGCGTACAAAGCTGCGGCTGCCGGGGAGGGAGACGGTTCCGAAGGTTTGGGAATGGATGCTGCCGTTCGCCCTGCCTACCGGGCCTACTTCGGCCAGAAGGACGCTCAGCAGCTGACGTTGGTCCGCAAGATGGTGGCTGACCTGAACTTCCCGGTGGACATCGTGGCGGTCCCCACGGTGCGTGACGACGACGGGCTGGCTCTCTCCAGCAGGAACCGCTTCCTGTCAGCGCAGGAGCGGGACTCCGCACTGGTTCTCTCGCGTGCGCTGCGGCTCCTGAAGCGCCACGCAGATGCCCACGAACCACTCGATATTGCCTCGGCGCAGGCTTTGATTGACAGTGCTGCGGGCGTGGAACTGGACTACCTGGAAGTGGTGGATCCGCTGACACTTCAGGTCCGTGCAGAAAACTGTCAGGACACCCCGTTCACGGGGGAAGCGCTGGTCCTGGTTGCTGCCAAGGTGGGCCCGGTGCGGCTCATTGACAACATGCCGCTGGGCTGA
- a CDS encoding ribokinase, with translation MSAKIVVAGSLNADLTIYCDRLPNPGETLHGNGFSVNPGGKSANQAVAAARMGGQVTLLGAVGEDANGEMLLASAASSGVNTEHVRRVTEPTGVAVISVDAQGENTIIISAGANATLLPAHIDPAVFASATVLCLCLEVAPETVLAAAQTGHDAGATVLLNLSPYAPIAEELAQLVDVLLVNAHEASAFLDGFAMPASGAPAEAWHGAVESFAARGLSKVLVTLGAAGSVVLDSTNASAPAVLIAPTKVNAVDTTGAGDAFTGAVAARLAAGDSLVDAARQASVAAALATTKRGTQAAYPLLEDVTALLSAAQSS, from the coding sequence ATGAGTGCCAAAATAGTTGTTGCCGGCTCCCTCAATGCCGATCTGACCATCTACTGCGATAGGTTGCCCAACCCCGGCGAAACGCTGCACGGCAATGGTTTTTCGGTCAATCCGGGCGGCAAGAGCGCCAACCAGGCTGTTGCGGCGGCCCGGATGGGCGGCCAGGTGACCCTCCTCGGCGCAGTGGGCGAGGATGCCAACGGCGAGATGCTGCTGGCTTCCGCTGCCAGTTCGGGTGTCAATACTGAACACGTCCGGCGCGTCACCGAGCCCACCGGCGTCGCCGTCATTTCTGTCGATGCCCAGGGCGAGAACACCATCATCATTTCTGCTGGCGCCAATGCCACGCTCCTGCCCGCCCACATTGACCCGGCGGTGTTTGCCAGCGCCACTGTCCTCTGCCTGTGTTTGGAGGTGGCCCCGGAGACTGTGCTGGCTGCTGCACAAACCGGGCACGACGCCGGAGCAACAGTTTTGTTGAACCTCTCGCCCTACGCTCCCATCGCCGAGGAGTTGGCGCAGCTGGTGGATGTGTTGCTGGTCAACGCCCACGAGGCCTCGGCTTTCCTTGACGGTTTTGCCATGCCAGCGTCCGGTGCACCGGCAGAAGCCTGGCACGGGGCAGTGGAAAGCTTTGCCGCGCGCGGACTGTCCAAGGTGCTGGTGACACTCGGTGCGGCTGGCTCTGTGGTGCTGGATTCAACCAACGCTTCGGCGCCCGCGGTATTGATTGCACCGACAAAGGTGAACGCCGTAGACACCACAGGCGCCGGCGACGCTTTCACAGGCGCCGTCGCGGCCCGCTTGGCTGCGGGCGATTCACTCGTGGATGCTGCCCGGCAGGCCTCGGTGGCAGCCGCGCTGGCCACCACCAAGCGCGGCACCCAGGCGGCTTACCCTCTTTTGGAGGATGTGACGGCGCTGCTTTCCGCCGCGCAATCCAGCTAA
- a CDS encoding MFS transporter, producing MSKSGNITALMVALLTACVAFQLNASMLSPALVTMGEELNASQASIGLSQTWFFTAAAVFSLFLPRLSDIIGRKKVLIGMMVMMGVGSIISAMAPDITWLFVGRIIQGVSGPTVPLCLIMLRSAVKDPKKYGALMGLITAVNGGIAGIDSFVGGYFAEHFGFRSIFWLMVVIAAIATLLIVFLAGESKPGEGTKMDWLGVFFIVIAVGALLTALNEATKLVGGITAVPLVTSLALALLAVLAFMAFWRVEKVSSHPMVEIVHLRQRSTWAPLLTTTLTMTGIFAVINGIVPAFVQATDPGFGIGATQMSLLILTPYALLGWLFGPFTGRLAPVIGYTIMLRVGLLGSMAALAIIGFLGLHNLGWMIAGTVLLGIMYAGTVNIMLNGLGVVLSPAGNPGFLPGMNAGAFNLGAGLSFLVLPAILVATAPLGGHGSYLTVVIVALALTGAAFAASLLVPKPIDAEVAP from the coding sequence ATGAGCAAATCTGGTAACATCACCGCCTTGATGGTGGCGCTGCTGACAGCCTGTGTGGCCTTCCAGCTCAACGCCTCCATGCTCAGCCCCGCGCTGGTCACTATGGGCGAGGAACTTAACGCCAGCCAAGCCTCCATTGGCCTGTCTCAGACCTGGTTCTTCACCGCGGCCGCCGTCTTCTCCCTGTTCCTGCCGCGCCTGAGCGACATCATTGGCCGCAAGAAAGTCCTGATCGGCATGATGGTCATGATGGGCGTTGGCTCCATCATCTCCGCCATGGCCCCGGATATTACCTGGCTCTTCGTGGGACGCATCATCCAGGGCGTCAGCGGCCCCACGGTTCCGCTGTGCCTGATCATGCTCCGCTCAGCTGTCAAGGACCCCAAAAAGTACGGGGCACTGATGGGCCTGATTACCGCCGTCAACGGCGGCATCGCCGGCATTGACTCCTTCGTGGGCGGCTACTTTGCCGAGCACTTTGGCTTCCGCAGCATCTTCTGGCTCATGGTGGTCATTGCCGCAATCGCCACTTTGCTGATCGTTTTCCTCGCCGGGGAATCCAAGCCCGGCGAAGGCACCAAGATGGACTGGCTGGGTGTGTTCTTTATTGTCATCGCCGTGGGCGCCCTGCTCACAGCCTTGAATGAGGCCACCAAGTTGGTGGGTGGCATCACCGCCGTTCCGCTGGTGACCTCACTGGCTTTGGCACTGCTCGCCGTGCTCGCTTTCATGGCGTTCTGGCGTGTGGAAAAGGTCTCCTCACACCCCATGGTTGAGATTGTGCACCTGCGCCAGCGCTCCACCTGGGCTCCTTTGCTGACCACTACCTTGACCATGACGGGCATTTTCGCCGTCATCAACGGCATTGTGCCTGCGTTTGTGCAGGCTACCGATCCCGGTTTTGGTATTGGCGCCACGCAGATGAGCTTGCTGATCCTGACGCCTTACGCCCTGCTGGGTTGGCTTTTTGGCCCCTTCACAGGTCGGCTTGCGCCGGTTATTGGTTACACCATCATGTTGCGGGTGGGGCTGCTGGGCAGCATGGCCGCGCTGGCCATCATCGGCTTCCTCGGACTCCACAACCTGGGCTGGATGATCGCCGGCACCGTGCTGTTGGGCATCATGTACGCAGGTACTGTGAACATCATGCTCAACGGCCTTGGTGTGGTCCTGTCTCCGGCGGGAAACCCCGGATTTCTGCCGGGCATGAACGCCGGCGCCTTCAACCTCGGCGCCGGGCTCAGCTTCTTGGTCCTGCCGGCAATTCTGGTGGCCACGGCCCCACTGGGCGGCCACGGCTCCTACCTGACTGTTGTAATCGTGGCTTTGGCTCTCACCGGCGCAGCTTTTGCGGCCTCGCTGTTGGTGCCCAAACCTATTGACGCGGAGGTTGCACCATGA